The following DNA comes from Sandaracinaceae bacterium.
TCCAGCAAGCGCGCGGCCGTGCTGGCGTTCGGCGGGCGCGTGGTGGACTGCGAGCCCACGGCCGCCGCCCGTGTCGCTGGGTTGGACGAGGTGCTGCGGGCGACGGGGGCGACGTCAATCCACCCCTACGAGCACCCCGCGGTAGTCGCAGGGCAGGGCACGGCCGCGCTCGAGCTGATGGAGCAGGCCGAAGGGCTGAACGCGCTGCTCGTTCCGGTGGGCGGGGGTGGTCTCCTGGGGGGCAGCCTCTTGGCGGTGCGCGCGTCAGGGCTGGCGGTGGACGTGTTCGCGTGCGAGCCCGCGGGCGCCGCCGACGCGGCCCGCAGCTTTCGGGCGCGTGAGCGTCTGGTGGACTTCGTCCCGGACACGGTCGCGGACGGGCTCCGCACCCCGCTCGGCGAGGTGGGCTTCGCGCTCATGATGGCTCACGCCAGCGACGTGGTGGCTGTCTCCGAGCACGCCATCCTGCTGGCCATGCGCCTGGTCTGGGAGCGCTTGAAGCTGGTCGTCGAGCCTTCGTCCGCCGTGCCCTTGGCCGCGCTGCTGCCGGGCGGGCCACTGCACGACAAGCTCCGCGGCAAGCGGGTGGGGCTGATCCTGAGCGGCGGCAACGTCGACCTGGACGCGCTCCCGGCGCTGCCCCCGCTGAGCTCGTGCGGGTCGACTCCGTAGCCGATCCCGCGGGCGCGCTCGAGCGCGCGGGGCCACCTCACGCCTCGGTCGGACGGGTCAGCCGGTGGACAGCGCGTCGCGCCCGGCGATCGGGAGCACGTCCACGGACTGTGCGCTCTGCTGCGCGCCCGACGTACGGAGCACGCCCCGGACGGGCGAGACGTCGCTGTAGTCGCGACCGCGCGCCACCACCACGTGGTCGTTGCCGACCGCGACCTTGTTGGTGGGGTCGTACTCGACCCACCCGAGCGTGGGACCGCACCACGCCCGCACCCACGCGTGCATCGCGTCCGCGCCCTCGAGGCGTTCGCCGCCGGGGGGCGGCTCGGTGCGTAAGAAGCCGCTCACGTAGCCCGCCGGGATGCCCACCTCGCGTAGGCACCCGATCATGATGTGCGCGAAGTCCTGGCACACGCCGTGGCGGGCCTCGAACGCTTCCTCGACGGGCGTGTCCACGGTGGTGGCGTCCGCGTCGAAGCGCAGCTCCGTGTGGAGCGCCTCTCCCACGCGGGTGATGGCCTCGAGCGCGGTCATGTCGCCGTGCGTGTGCTGGCGGGCGAAGGCGCGCAGCGTGGACAGGCGAGGGACACGCGCGGAGGCTGCCACGAAGTGGTGTGGCGAGGTCGGGCCGAGGTCACGCACCTGCGCGATGGCCGTGGCGAGGGTGTCGAACGGGTCGCTGGGCGCGTCGCTCGGGCTCTTCTGGCGGTCCACCCGCGCGCGCACGGAGATGCCCAACTCGTCGTGGGGGGAGCTGAGGGACAGCCGCACCACCTCGTTGCCGAAGAAGTCCGTGAAGCGCGCGCGCTCCCCGTCCGCAGGGCGTGCGTCCAGCGCCGCGGCCACCAGGCGTTGCTCGCCCGGGAGGTCCGCCGGCAGCACCCTCAGCAGGTGGCGTCCTGCGTTGGCCGGCCGCTGATACTGGTAGTCGATGCGTAGGACGATGTCGTAGAGCATGCCCGGCTACCGCAGGTAAGCGTTGGTGAGGTGCTCGGACAGGCCCGCCAGGTCGACGAGCAGCCCCTGCAACGCGTCGTTGCCGAGGGTGTCGACCGTCTTCACGGTGAGCTGCGTGTGGACCTGCAGCGTGGCTCGCGCGAAGGCCGAGAGCTGGCCCAGCTCGTCGAAGCCCGGGAGCGCGCTGGCGTGCTCGCGGAACGCGTCGAGCTGGAAGCGCACCGAGCGAGGGTTCAGCGCGTCGAGCGCCAGCAGGTCGATGACCGTCTCGCGTGTCGTCGCGACCACATACCGCCTGCGGTGCGTCATCACGCTGTCGCAGAGCTCCACGGCGAGGTCCAGCGCGCCGTTCGCTTCGGGGGTGTCCGTGAGCTGCAGCAGCACCTGCACGGTCAGCATCGCGCGCTCCAGCGCCCGCCCCATGCTGAGGAAGCGCCAGCTGGTGAAGCGGTACATGTTCTCGTGCACGAGCCCGGAGAAGCCGCTCACCTTGCGCAGCAGCACGCCGACCACGCGCGCCGTGTCGTCCGCGCTCATGCGCTTCTTGTCGTAGCGCTGCGCGTGCTGCGCGAGGTCTTGCAGCGCGACCCACCCATCCACCGAGAACAGGTCGCGCACTTGGCTCGCGCTGTGGACCACCGCCGAGAGCGCGCTCAGCAGCCCCTTCGGGATGGGCTGGCTCGGGTCCACCCCGAACGTGGCCAGGTGGCCCCGCAGCCGCACGCACAGCGCGGCGTTCTCGTCGTGGGCCTCGGCCAGGCGCACGTGGTACGCGCGCAGCAGGCGCAGGATGACCTCCACGCGCTCCACGTAGCGCCCCAGCCAGAAGAGGTTGTCGGCCGCGCGGCTGGTCAGCGCCCCGGGCAGCGTGCGCAGGAAGGGCTGAGACGGATGCGGCAGGAGGCTCGGTGCATCCACCTCGCTGTCGCTCCAGATCCACACGTCGGCCACGGACCCACCGCGCTGCATGGCGATGGCCCCCGGGTCCTCGGAGCGACCGATGCGCGCGAAACCGCCGGGCATCACCTGCCAGCCGTCCGGAGTGCGCGCCAGGAAGACACGCACGCTCATTGGGCGGGGCTTGAGCACGCCGTCGACGAACGCTGGTGTGGTGGAGAGCGTGACCGACTCCTGGGCGACCCAGTGCGGCCCGTCGCTCATCAGGCGGGCCTCCACCTCGGTGCGCGTCACGCGCGCTGCACCCGGCGCGCGCCCCCCGACGAAGATGGCACCCGACGTGTCGAACGGTAGGCCCGTGGACAGCGCGGGGCTGATCATCACGCGGTCCAGGTTGCGCAGCACGTGCGCGCGCTCGGACTCCTGACCGCACCACCAGGTCGCGATGTTCGGCAGGCGCAGGGGCTCGCCGCGCAGCGCCTCGCACAGCCGTGGCAGAAAGGCCATCAGCGCACGGGTCTCGAGCACGCCCGCACCAAGGGCGTTCACCATGGTCACGCCCCCCCGCCGCACCGCGTCCACCATGCCGGCGGTCCCGAGCCCCGAGCGCTCATCCAGCTCCAGCGGGTCCGCGAAGGTGGCGTCCAGGCGACGGAAGAGCAC
Coding sequences within:
- a CDS encoding pyridoxal-phosphate dependent enzyme; protein product: MTLPQPDDVLDARQRIHKYVRETPVFTSASLDALCGATLFFKAENLQRAGAFKFRGATNAVLQLDEHARARGVATHSSGNHGAALSLAAQRAGLSATVVMPNNSVSSKRAAVLAFGGRVVDCEPTAAARVAGLDEVLRATGATSIHPYEHPAVVAGQGTAALELMEQAEGLNALLVPVGGGGLLGGSLLAVRASGLAVDVFACEPAGAADAARSFRARERLVDFVPDTVADGLRTPLGEVGFALMMAHASDVVAVSEHAILLAMRLVWERLKLVVEPSSAVPLAALLPGGPLHDKLRGKRVGLILSGGNVDLDALPALPPLSSCGSTP
- a CDS encoding transglutaminase family protein, with amino-acid sequence MLYDIVLRIDYQYQRPANAGRHLLRVLPADLPGEQRLVAAALDARPADGERARFTDFFGNEVVRLSLSSPHDELGISVRARVDRQKSPSDAPSDPFDTLATAIAQVRDLGPTSPHHFVAASARVPRLSTLRAFARQHTHGDMTALEAITRVGEALHTELRFDADATTVDTPVEEAFEARHGVCQDFAHIMIGCLREVGIPAGYVSGFLRTEPPPGGERLEGADAMHAWVRAWCGPTLGWVEYDPTNKVAVGNDHVVVARGRDYSDVSPVRGVLRTSGAQQSAQSVDVLPIAGRDALSTG
- a CDS encoding circularly permuted type 2 ATP-grasp protein → MGARSMPSDTPSKLLDDYQPWPDVPDELLGSERRVRSGWQELLEHLAPLGRDELLEHFARGDQYLADAGVYFRQYGQDSSHEREWPLSHLPVIIHEREWTEIAAGLTQRAELLEAIVADMYGDNTLARDGHLPPALLAESPEWLRPMVGIRPRSGHFLHFLAFEIGRGPGGRWWVLGDRTQAPSGAGFALENRVATSRVFADLYSSANVHRLAGFFQAFRDALQGLRAEEDSQVAILTPGPHNDTYYEHAYIARYLGFALLEGEDLVVVDGRVMVRTVTGLQPVSVLFRRLDATFADPLELDERSGLGTAGMVDAVRRGGVTMVNALGAGVLETRALMAFLPRLCEALRGEPLRLPNIATWWCGQESERAHVLRNLDRVMISPALSTGLPFDTSGAIFVGGRAPGAARVTRTEVEARLMSDGPHWVAQESVTLSTTPAFVDGVLKPRPMSVRVFLARTPDGWQVMPGGFARIGRSEDPGAIAMQRGGSVADVWIWSDSEVDAPSLLPHPSQPFLRTLPGALTSRAADNLFWLGRYVERVEVILRLLRAYHVRLAEAHDENAALCVRLRGHLATFGVDPSQPIPKGLLSALSAVVHSASQVRDLFSVDGWVALQDLAQHAQRYDKKRMSADDTARVVGVLLRKVSGFSGLVHENMYRFTSWRFLSMGRALERAMLTVQVLLQLTDTPEANGALDLAVELCDSVMTHRRRYVVATTRETVIDLLALDALNPRSVRFQLDAFREHASALPGFDELGQLSAFARATLQVHTQLTVKTVDTLGNDALQGLLVDLAGLSEHLTNAYLR